From one Flavobacteriales bacterium genomic stretch:
- a CDS encoding DUF11 domain-containing protein — protein MTKALLGTTFLLASAQAFALTVNLQVLNETCTYANGSVYASVSGGVPPYTYLWGGGETTEGITNLSPGTYSVTVTDFVGTQVTEQATVISVDYGAFDYNFPHAYCPGQNYHEFFFPPQPTGVPADVSPWSASQGFIDVVPPPAGPGNYYLNPGPIPPGSGQMVTFWDVNGCTGTLSFTAGYPITSWPSFAVVDVQGSCANVASGQVTFTTTPEPTTDTYYILKSEGSNEFEGWANNFQSVAPNVYAFVGLEPGNYYLMHRLGITLSLLQGAGCASDSILVTIPDLGPTCGSISGSTYMDYNSDCLDTEANASNVVVEIQPGPYYTTSGGSYFVVVPNGSYTMTTSAPAIAQSCPAAATVNGNTAIANIGHQPTIPLDVAISLASGPARPGFELHYTMHVENLSSSSSGATTTTLTFDPGLTFISATPTPVVSGNTLTWNQSALSLFQDRDYFIRLQVPPDVGLIGTDLLASAGVSTANTDGELSNNTASAAITVTGSYDPNDKTAFTSTRASESLYFINEDEWIDYVIRFQNTGTDTAFNIVVTDTLPPTLDPATISLVTASHQHTWNVQGQGTLKFIFPNILLPDSNVNEPQSHGLISFRIRPHLPIAPATVIENIANIYFDFNPPVITEPSVLVAEFSTGMEEMSTDHLQVYPVPARTQLNVHSTTLLTRLSILTLDGRMVREEPIQGHRALVDLQGLPSGAYLLRVTDTEGNQLHHSFLIEHE, from the coding sequence ATGACCAAAGCATTACTCGGAACCACATTCCTACTCGCGAGCGCACAGGCCTTCGCGCTCACCGTGAATCTGCAAGTGCTGAACGAGACCTGCACCTATGCGAATGGGTCTGTGTATGCATCCGTCTCCGGCGGGGTGCCGCCCTATACCTACCTCTGGGGCGGCGGTGAGACCACGGAAGGAATAACCAACCTGAGCCCAGGTACCTACAGTGTTACCGTTACCGACTTCGTGGGCACGCAAGTGACCGAGCAAGCCACCGTGATCAGCGTGGACTACGGAGCGTTCGACTACAACTTCCCGCACGCCTATTGCCCCGGCCAGAATTACCATGAGTTCTTCTTTCCCCCCCAGCCGACTGGGGTGCCAGCCGATGTGAGCCCCTGGTCCGCTTCGCAGGGGTTCATTGATGTGGTGCCGCCTCCGGCAGGTCCGGGCAACTATTACCTGAATCCCGGCCCGATCCCTCCAGGTAGCGGACAGATGGTGACCTTTTGGGATGTGAACGGATGCACCGGTACATTGAGCTTCACGGCGGGGTACCCGATCACTTCATGGCCCAGTTTCGCCGTGGTGGACGTGCAGGGCTCGTGCGCCAACGTGGCTTCGGGCCAGGTCACTTTCACCACTACTCCCGAACCGACGACCGATACGTACTACATACTGAAATCCGAAGGGAGCAATGAGTTTGAGGGATGGGCGAACAATTTCCAATCGGTTGCTCCCAATGTGTATGCATTCGTCGGCTTGGAACCCGGGAACTATTACCTGATGCACCGTCTGGGTATTACGCTTTCGTTGCTCCAGGGCGCTGGCTGTGCCTCGGACAGCATCTTGGTAACGATACCTGACCTGGGGCCCACTTGCGGCAGCATTTCCGGCAGCACCTACATGGATTACAACAGCGATTGCCTGGACACCGAAGCGAACGCTTCGAACGTGGTAGTGGAGATCCAGCCGGGTCCCTATTACACCACCAGCGGCGGCAGCTATTTCGTGGTGGTGCCGAACGGCAGCTATACCATGACCACCAGCGCACCTGCCATCGCACAGAGCTGCCCCGCAGCAGCCACTGTCAACGGCAACACGGCGATCGCCAACATCGGTCACCAGCCCACGATCCCGTTGGATGTGGCCATCAGCCTGGCATCCGGCCCAGCGCGCCCCGGTTTCGAGCTGCACTACACCATGCACGTGGAGAACCTCTCGTCCTCATCGAGCGGTGCCACCACCACCACGCTCACCTTCGATCCAGGGCTGACCTTCATCAGTGCAACGCCAACACCGGTGGTCAGCGGCAATACGCTCACCTGGAACCAATCGGCGCTCAGCCTCTTCCAGGACCGTGACTATTTCATCCGCCTGCAAGTGCCGCCGGATGTGGGCTTGATCGGAACGGACCTGCTCGCAAGCGCCGGAGTCTCCACGGCGAACACCGATGGCGAGCTAAGCAATAACACCGCTTCTGCCGCGATCACGGTCACGGGCAGCTACGACCCGAACGACAAGACCGCATTCACCAGCACGCGCGCGAGCGAGTCTCTTTATTTCATCAATGAGGACGAGTGGATCGATTACGTGATCCGCTTCCAGAACACGGGTACGGATACGGCCTTTAACATCGTGGTCACGGACACGTTGCCACCCACCTTGGACCCAGCGACGATCTCACTGGTCACTGCATCGCACCAGCACACGTGGAACGTGCAAGGGCAAGGCACGCTCAAGTTCATATTCCCGAACATCCTGCTGCCGGACAGCAACGTGAACGAACCGCAGAGCCATGGGCTCATCAGCTTCCGCATCCGACCGCACTTGCCCATCGCTCCTGCCACTGTGATCGAGAACATCGCCAACATCTATTTCGACTTCAACCCGCCGGTGATCACCGAGCCCAGCGTTCTGGTGGCGGAGTTCAGCACGGGGATGGAGGAGATGAGCACGGACCACCTTCAAGTCTACCCCGTTCCGGCGCGAACACAATTGAACGTTCATTCGACCACACTGCTGACGCGGCTGTCGATCCTGACCTTGGATGGGCGCATGGTCCGCGAAGAGCCGATACAAGGACACCGCGCCTTGGTGGATCTGCAAGGGCTTCCTTCGGGTGCCTACCTCCTCCGGGTCACGGACACTGAAGGCAACCAGTTGCACCATTCATTCCTCATCGAGCACGAATAA
- a CDS encoding prolipoprotein diacylglyceryl transferase: MYPTLYHAFFDLFGVDLPFLRPLNSFGFFVAVAFIFASWTLGLELRRMAGLGLLKPTTRTVTIGKPATIGELVGQGLFGFLLGWKGLYFIGNASEVLADFPGFLLSGQGSFIGGIVVGALLAWLRWRAKEKAKLAEPRTEQVLVQPQDHAGNITMTAAIWGFIGAKLFHWLEYPDQFISFLTDPAGDDIITGLTMYGGLIVAGAMVIRYFRRNGIPAWSGTDAAAPGVMLAYAIGRIGCQVSGDGDWGVANTNPAPSWMPSWLWSYDYPNNVNAVTGPQRGGYEGVPITDGTCFEGYCTHLEPGVYPTPLYETIMCLLLFGVLWGLRKRLKPAGSIFFLFLFLNGLERFFIEKIRVNEPVLGSITQAEIISSALMVAGIAGLIWLRRRNTTTAAS, from the coding sequence ATGTACCCCACCCTGTACCACGCCTTCTTCGACCTCTTCGGCGTCGATCTCCCCTTCCTGCGCCCGCTCAACAGCTTCGGCTTCTTCGTGGCCGTGGCCTTCATCTTCGCTAGTTGGACCCTGGGCCTGGAACTGCGGCGCATGGCCGGCCTCGGCTTGCTGAAGCCGACCACGCGCACGGTCACCATCGGCAAGCCAGCCACCATCGGCGAACTCGTCGGCCAGGGCCTGTTCGGCTTCCTCCTCGGCTGGAAAGGCCTCTACTTCATCGGCAACGCCTCGGAGGTGCTCGCCGACTTCCCGGGCTTCCTGCTCAGCGGCCAAGGCAGTTTCATCGGCGGCATCGTAGTGGGGGCGCTGCTGGCCTGGCTCCGCTGGCGCGCGAAGGAGAAAGCGAAGCTCGCCGAGCCGCGCACCGAGCAAGTGCTGGTGCAGCCGCAGGACCACGCGGGCAACATCACCATGACCGCAGCCATCTGGGGATTCATCGGCGCCAAGCTCTTCCATTGGCTCGAGTATCCGGATCAATTCATCTCGTTCCTCACCGATCCCGCCGGCGATGATATCATCACCGGGCTCACCATGTACGGCGGGCTCATCGTGGCAGGGGCGATGGTGATCCGCTACTTCCGCAGGAACGGCATCCCTGCGTGGAGCGGAACCGATGCCGCAGCCCCCGGAGTGATGCTCGCATACGCCATTGGCCGCATCGGCTGCCAGGTGAGCGGCGATGGCGACTGGGGCGTGGCCAACACGAACCCCGCTCCCTCGTGGATGCCCTCGTGGCTGTGGAGCTACGACTATCCGAACAACGTGAATGCGGTCACGGGACCGCAGCGCGGCGGATACGAGGGCGTGCCGATCACCGACGGCACCTGTTTCGAGGGCTATTGCACGCATCTGGAACCGGGCGTTTATCCCACGCCGCTCTACGAGACCATCATGTGCCTGCTCCTCTTCGGCGTGCTGTGGGGCCTGCGCAAACGGTTGAAACCAGCGGGCAGCATCTTCTTCCTCTTCCTTTTCCTCAACGGCCTCGAGCGCTTCTTCATTGAGAAGATCAGGGTGAACGAACCGGTGCTGGGCAGCATCACCCAGGCGGAGATCATCTCCTCCGCGCTGATGGTCGCCGGGATCGCAGGGCTCATCTGGCTGCGACGCCGGAACACAACCACAGCCGCATCCTGA
- a CDS encoding T9SS type A sorting domain-containing protein: MKQLNAFVFCALISSPALSVTVTIQMYIPAFCTYPTGSIYAQPQGGTEPYTYSWSTGSTDSWLNDLVAGTYSVTVTDANLEQATAEFTLTASPFEAWVDGMVGCPDQMLGPPFRMLGQASIYNTGVPPLTLSGNYVSDVIDGPNGYAALYVGNFDMWPPAGTPLSIAFTDANGCPGTIYGQVPQPPAHPDRQVLMVDAACAAEFNGSALVQVDEAPNDDPYLLRLIRDGADAGDLQTQSTIGQMFGQIPHNILRQNLAPGEYALVSSPRFEDSAYEWLEGYFFVSEDYCTDTVWFTVPEMPGPCGTLKGTVYMDDNQDCIMAGLETRVPNEVMLIEPGGYTAMSGANGYYQVNLPTGSYTVEQASAVLDEHCIGGPIPFNLGSNGQSVTQNMGDTVLVPRDIELFIGSGPARPGFNYNLCLHIHHETLGGTGTLTVSCTFDPALTFTSASPTPVVNGNTLTWTLAQLISFGNRHINVNLQVPPNPALIGTELMHSATASIAQPETNLTNNSAVHLRTVTGSYDPNDKLATTSSQLSDALYYIDQDEWIDYTIRFQNTGTDTAFNVVITDTLPPTLDPGTFELGPRSHSCITQMAGQGIVRFIFNNIQLPDSNVNEPASHGLVQFRIKPHLPIAPVTVIENIASIFFDFNPPVITEPSVLVAEFSTRVQEEGQEELRVFPNPASDELTVMLSEPANGHIRVMEMDGRVVTEQRMTGPSVTLDVSRLSTGAYMLEVLEGSGGRRLSRFVRQ, encoded by the coding sequence ATGAAACAACTCAACGCATTCGTCTTCTGCGCGCTGATCAGTTCGCCCGCGCTTTCCGTCACGGTGACCATACAGATGTACATACCGGCATTCTGCACGTACCCGACCGGATCGATCTACGCGCAGCCGCAAGGCGGGACGGAGCCTTACACCTATTCCTGGAGCACGGGCTCCACGGACTCGTGGCTGAACGATCTGGTAGCGGGCACTTACAGTGTCACCGTAACGGACGCGAACCTGGAACAGGCCACCGCGGAATTCACGCTCACGGCCTCTCCTTTTGAAGCGTGGGTGGATGGCATGGTCGGCTGCCCGGACCAAATGCTCGGCCCTCCATTCCGGATGCTCGGACAGGCTAGCATTTACAATACGGGCGTTCCTCCATTGACCTTGTCCGGGAATTATGTCTCGGATGTGATCGATGGTCCGAATGGCTACGCCGCCTTGTATGTGGGCAACTTCGATATGTGGCCTCCTGCTGGCACACCGCTCTCCATCGCTTTCACCGATGCCAATGGTTGTCCGGGAACGATCTACGGGCAGGTTCCGCAGCCGCCTGCGCACCCTGATCGGCAAGTGCTCATGGTGGATGCTGCGTGCGCCGCCGAATTCAATGGCAGCGCTCTGGTGCAGGTGGATGAAGCGCCCAACGATGACCCCTACCTCTTGCGGCTCATCCGTGATGGTGCGGACGCCGGTGATCTCCAGACACAGTCCACGATTGGCCAGATGTTCGGCCAGATCCCGCACAACATTTTGCGTCAGAATCTCGCACCGGGGGAGTACGCGTTGGTCTCGTCGCCGAGATTCGAGGACTCCGCTTACGAATGGCTTGAAGGGTACTTCTTCGTATCCGAGGATTACTGCACGGACACCGTGTGGTTCACCGTGCCTGAGATGCCGGGACCCTGTGGCACGCTGAAGGGCACCGTCTATATGGACGATAACCAGGATTGCATCATGGCGGGCCTCGAGACGCGCGTGCCGAACGAGGTGATGCTGATCGAACCTGGAGGCTACACTGCGATGTCCGGGGCCAATGGATACTACCAGGTCAACCTGCCCACCGGGTCCTACACGGTCGAACAAGCTTCTGCCGTGCTCGACGAGCATTGCATCGGAGGGCCGATCCCATTCAACCTGGGAAGCAACGGGCAATCCGTGACGCAGAACATGGGCGATACGGTACTCGTGCCGCGTGACATTGAGCTTTTCATCGGTTCAGGCCCGGCACGCCCTGGCTTCAACTACAACCTGTGCCTGCACATCCATCACGAGACGCTCGGCGGAACCGGCACGCTCACCGTGTCCTGCACCTTCGATCCGGCGCTCACCTTCACCAGTGCCAGCCCGACGCCCGTGGTGAACGGCAACACCCTCACCTGGACGCTCGCGCAGCTCATCTCATTCGGCAATCGGCACATCAACGTGAACCTGCAGGTGCCGCCGAACCCGGCCTTGATCGGCACCGAACTCATGCACAGCGCCACGGCGAGCATCGCGCAGCCCGAAACGAACCTGACCAACAACAGCGCGGTGCATCTGCGCACCGTGACCGGCAGCTACGACCCCAATGACAAGCTGGCCACCACCAGCAGCCAGTTGAGCGACGCGCTCTACTACATCGATCAGGACGAGTGGATCGACTACACCATCCGATTCCAGAACACGGGAACGGACACGGCCTTCAACGTGGTGATCACCGACACGCTGCCGCCGACGCTCGATCCCGGCACCTTCGAGCTCGGGCCGCGCTCGCACAGCTGCATCACGCAAATGGCTGGTCAAGGCATCGTGCGCTTCATCTTCAACAACATCCAGTTGCCGGACAGCAACGTGAACGAGCCTGCTTCGCATGGCCTTGTGCAGTTCCGGATCAAGCCGCACCTGCCTATCGCGCCCGTCACGGTGATCGAGAATATCGCTAGCATCTTCTTCGACTTCAACCCACCGGTGATCACCGAGCCGAGTGTGTTGGTGGCGGAGTTCAGTACACGCGTACAGGAAGAGGGTCAAGAGGAGCTTCGAGTCTTCCCGAACCCAGCGAGCGATGAACTCACCGTGATGCTGAGCGAACCAGCCAATGGCCACATTCGGGTCATGGAGATGGATGGACGAGTGGTGACGGAACAGCGGATGACCGGTCCAAGTGTCACGTTGGATGTTTCACGCCTTTCCACCGGCGCGTACATGCTGGAAGTACTTGAAGGATCGGGTGGGCGGAGGCTTTCGCGTTTCGTTCGACAGTAA
- a CDS encoding T9SS type A sorting domain-containing protein translates to MIPTPPAKVLRGLLASMFMIGVVQLQAIIVNIQITAHENCSYADGAAQANVSGGVPPYTYLWSTGATTASVIGLSAGPISVTVTDSQSDEATANHTVTSGGYQIVATSGGSLCPGDPYGGYLLFGGVPNGAVTFSTPYFTGIYMGEPIYSAYYTGPYGYNPIELQFMDANGCAGVLSSGYRLGQPTWTTPVILDIQGACAGGANGSLLAVLQHSPTYARTWHQLTDGAGTLFGPNGTIVGTGGGTYGHFATEANDLVQTWTGLAAGDYWLTQVANFAPFSGWMPGGGCGDSVMVTIPDLGLGCGNVNGTVYMDYNEDCVMGAAGSETRVPGALLEFQPGPYYTTANGNGAYSINLPSGPYSVQQIAADIAQHCPAPPAPVNVTGTQTLNIADTALVTMDVQVMMASGPARPGFELRYTIGTTNLTPAASGATSTVMTFDPAVAFLISTPAPSSVVGNTITWNQASLGAFVERSIQVRFQVPPDVGLIGTVLNSTVTVSTANTDAVPANNAVGHAVTITASFDPNDKQANTSSRYSDELYYIDVDEFIDYTIRFQNTGNDTAFTVIITDTLPTTLDPASIIWGAASHNVMRSLVGQGVLKFIFPNILLPDSNANETASHGFVSFRIRPHLPLLPGTEIINIANIYFDFNPPVITEPSVLTAEFSTGTQRQSLEAIRLLPNPANDQLWISSDGTIYMITIIAADGREVLRRRMRTTSGTIDVSGLRAGSFFLVAILDNGSIAHERFIKQ, encoded by the coding sequence ATGATACCGACCCCTCCAGCCAAGGTCCTGCGTGGTTTGCTTGCGAGCATGTTCATGATCGGTGTTGTTCAGTTGCAGGCGATCATTGTGAACATCCAGATCACTGCGCACGAGAATTGTTCGTATGCCGATGGAGCCGCGCAAGCAAACGTGAGCGGAGGAGTGCCGCCATACACCTACCTCTGGAGCACGGGAGCCACCACGGCGTCCGTGATCGGACTGAGTGCAGGCCCGATCTCCGTGACCGTGACGGACAGCCAGAGCGACGAGGCCACCGCCAACCATACCGTGACCTCTGGGGGGTACCAAATAGTGGCCACCAGCGGTGGTAGTCTGTGCCCTGGTGATCCGTACGGCGGCTACTTGCTCTTCGGCGGAGTGCCGAATGGCGCCGTCACATTCAGCACACCGTATTTCACGGGCATTTATATGGGTGAACCCATTTACTCCGCGTACTACACCGGCCCGTATGGTTACAACCCCATCGAACTGCAGTTCATGGATGCGAACGGATGTGCGGGTGTGCTTAGTAGCGGATACAGGCTGGGGCAGCCTACCTGGACCACACCAGTGATACTTGATATTCAAGGTGCATGTGCTGGTGGGGCCAACGGGTCTTTACTGGCCGTATTGCAACATAGTCCGACCTATGCACGGACGTGGCATCAACTGACCGATGGTGCGGGGACGCTCTTCGGCCCGAATGGAACGATCGTCGGTACGGGTGGAGGTACGTACGGACATTTCGCAACCGAGGCGAACGACCTCGTTCAGACCTGGACAGGACTTGCAGCTGGGGATTACTGGTTGACGCAGGTTGCCAACTTCGCCCCGTTCTCCGGATGGATGCCCGGCGGAGGCTGCGGGGATTCGGTGATGGTGACGATCCCCGATCTGGGCCTTGGTTGCGGTAATGTGAATGGCACGGTGTATATGGACTACAACGAGGATTGCGTGATGGGCGCTGCGGGTTCAGAAACGCGCGTCCCTGGTGCGCTGCTCGAGTTCCAACCCGGTCCTTATTACACCACAGCGAATGGCAACGGTGCATACAGCATCAACCTGCCGAGTGGGCCTTACTCCGTGCAGCAGATCGCTGCCGACATCGCGCAGCATTGCCCGGCGCCACCTGCGCCGGTGAACGTGACCGGCACACAGACCTTGAACATCGCGGACACTGCCTTGGTAACCATGGACGTGCAGGTGATGATGGCGAGCGGTCCGGCTAGACCGGGCTTCGAGTTGCGTTACACGATCGGCACGACCAACCTCACACCAGCAGCAAGCGGTGCAACGAGTACCGTCATGACCTTCGATCCTGCGGTCGCATTCCTTATTTCCACTCCCGCACCAAGCAGCGTAGTGGGGAACACGATCACCTGGAACCAGGCTTCGTTGGGCGCCTTTGTGGAGCGTAGCATCCAGGTTCGCTTCCAAGTGCCGCCTGATGTAGGCCTGATCGGCACCGTTCTGAACAGCACGGTCACCGTTTCCACAGCGAACACCGATGCCGTTCCTGCGAACAATGCAGTCGGGCATGCGGTAACGATCACTGCCAGCTTCGATCCGAACGACAAGCAGGCCAATACGAGCTCACGCTACAGCGATGAGCTCTACTACATCGATGTGGACGAGTTCATCGACTACACCATCCGCTTCCAGAACACCGGGAACGACACGGCCTTTACCGTCATCATCACGGACACGTTGCCGACAACGCTTGATCCCGCGTCCATCATCTGGGGAGCCGCATCGCACAATGTGATGCGCAGCCTGGTGGGGCAGGGGGTATTGAAGTTCATCTTCCCGAACATCCTGCTGCCAGACAGCAATGCGAACGAAACAGCCAGTCACGGCTTCGTGTCGTTCCGGATCAGGCCGCACCTTCCCTTGCTACCCGGCACGGAGATCATCAACATAGCGAACATCTACTTCGACTTCAACCCGCCGGTGATCACCGAGCCGAGCGTGCTAACGGCGGAGTTCAGTACGGGAACGCAGCGGCAGTCACTTGAAGCCATTCGCCTGCTGCCGAATCCAGCGAACGACCAGCTGTGGATCTCTTCGGATGGGACCATCTATATGATCACCATCATCGCAGCCGACGGAAGAGAGGTTCTGCGCCGCAGAATGCGAACGACCAGCGGGACGATCGATGTCTCAGGACTTCGGGCAGGTTCGTTCTTCCTCGTTGCCATCTTGGATAATGGGAGCATCGCTCACGAACGCTTCATCAAACAATGA
- the mtaB gene encoding tRNA (N(6)-L-threonylcarbamoyladenosine(37)-C(2))-methylthiotransferase MtaB, translating to MSSPRTVAFHTLGCKLNFSETSTLARSLDEAGYARVKVEERPDVFVLNTCSVTENADKECRQWVRRFQRINPEAFIAVVGCYAQLKPTEIAAIPGVNLVLGANEKFDLAAHIDRRLSSAEAGHREPLGEAIFSPIKDTRKFIPSYNSGDRSRTFLKVQDGCDYFCSFCTIPLARGRSRSGTIAEVVAIAEKIAATGVKEIVLTGVNTGDFGRGHGEDFLGLIEALDQVEGIARFRISSIEPNLCSDSVIGFVAESERFMPHFHMPLQSGSDVILERMRRRYDTALYADRVARIKSLLPHACIGADVITGTPGETDEEFLKTHAFIRAQAIDYLHVFTYSERANTTAVRMDDIVPMETRRERTKQLRILGSKLQRAHYERHVGSVRNVLFEAEEVDGRMLGYTDNYLRVTMPYRASMANNVVPMKLIRFDGDGHVEGEAVSWGSTHNLLNLQPSTSI from the coding sequence TTGAGTTCCCCTCGCACCGTCGCCTTCCACACCCTGGGCTGCAAGCTCAACTTCAGCGAGACCAGCACCCTGGCACGGTCGCTGGATGAGGCAGGCTATGCGCGCGTGAAAGTGGAAGAGCGCCCCGATGTCTTCGTTCTCAACACTTGCAGCGTCACCGAGAATGCCGATAAAGAATGCCGCCAATGGGTGCGGCGCTTCCAGCGGATCAATCCCGAGGCCTTCATCGCCGTTGTGGGCTGCTACGCCCAACTGAAGCCGACCGAGATCGCCGCCATCCCGGGCGTCAACCTCGTGCTCGGCGCGAATGAGAAGTTCGATCTGGCCGCGCACATCGACCGGCGTCTGTCATCAGCCGAAGCCGGTCATCGCGAGCCGTTAGGCGAAGCGATCTTCTCACCCATTAAGGACACACGCAAGTTCATCCCCTCCTACAATTCAGGTGACCGCTCCCGTACTTTCCTCAAGGTGCAGGACGGCTGCGACTACTTCTGCTCCTTCTGCACCATCCCACTCGCCCGCGGCCGAAGCCGCAGTGGCACCATCGCGGAGGTGGTGGCCATTGCTGAGAAGATTGCGGCAACCGGCGTGAAGGAGATCGTGCTCACGGGCGTGAACACCGGCGATTTCGGACGTGGCCATGGCGAAGACTTCCTCGGGCTCATCGAAGCGCTTGACCAGGTGGAAGGAATCGCCCGCTTCCGCATCAGCAGCATCGAGCCCAACCTGTGCAGCGATTCCGTCATCGGCTTCGTAGCGGAGAGCGAGCGCTTCATGCCGCATTTCCACATGCCCTTGCAGAGCGGAAGCGACGTGATCCTGGAGCGCATGCGCCGCCGCTACGACACCGCCCTCTATGCCGATCGCGTCGCGCGCATCAAGTCCCTCCTCCCCCACGCCTGCATCGGCGCCGATGTGATCACCGGTACGCCCGGCGAAACGGATGAGGAGTTCCTGAAGACCCACGCCTTCATCCGCGCGCAGGCCATCGACTACCTGCACGTGTTCACCTACAGCGAACGTGCCAACACCACCGCCGTGCGCATGGACGACATCGTGCCAATGGAGACCCGGCGGGAGCGCACCAAGCAGCTGCGCATCCTCGGAAGCAAGCTTCAGCGCGCGCATTACGAGCGCCATGTGGGCAGCGTGCGCAACGTGCTCTTCGAGGCGGAAGAGGTCGATGGCCGCATGCTCGGCTACACCGACAACTACCTGCGCGTGACGATGCCATACAGAGCATCCATGGCGAACAACGTCGTTCCGATGAAGCTCATCCGCTTCGATGGCGATGGCCATGTTGAAGGCGAGGCAGTCAGTTGGGGCTCAACCCACAACCTGCTCAACCTCCAACCCTCAACCAGCATCTGA